Genomic segment of Parageobacillus genomosp. 1:
CCGAATTTCCGGTGTACCAATTGTGAATAATGAGAAAGAACAAAAGCTTGTCGGCATTATTACAAACCGTGATTTGCGTTTTATCCAAGATTATTCCATTAAAATCGCCGATGTAATGACAAAGGAAAATTTAATCACTGCGCCTGTCGGGACAACGCTGGAAGAAGCGGAAAAGATTTTGCAAAAGTATAAAGTTGAAAAACTGCCGCTCGTTGATGAAAATGGGGTATTGAAGGGACTTATTACCATTAAAGATATTGAAAAAGTCATTGAATTTCCAAACTCCGCTAAGGATGCCCAAGGACGTCTTCTTGTCGGGGCTGCTGTCGGCGTGACCGCTGATACGATGGTCCGCGTGAAAAAGCTGGTCGAGGCAAACGTGGACGTCATTGTCGTGGACACGGCGCACGGCCATTCGAAAGGTGTCCTCGAGACCGTCCGTAAAATTCGCGAGCAATATCCAGATTTAAATATTATCGCGGGCAATGTCGCGACAGCGGAGGCGACACGCGACTTGATCGAGGCAGGCGCCAACATTGTTAAAGTCGGGATCGGACCTGGGTCCATCTGTACGACACGTGTCGTCGCCGGGGTCGGGGTGCCGCAAATTACGGCGATATACGACTGTGCGACAGAGGCGCGCAAATATGGTGTCCCGATTATCGCCGATGGCGGAATTAAATATTCCGGCGACATCGTGAAGGCGATAGCGGCGGGAGCCCATGCCGTCATGTTGGGTAGCCTTTTGGCCGGCGTATCGGAAAGCCCTGGGGAAACGGAAATTTATCAAGGAAGACGGTTTAAAGTGTACCGTGGAATGGGTTCGGTCGCTGCCATGGAACGAGGCAGCAAAGACCGTTATTTTCAAGAAGACAACAAAAAATTTGTCCCGGAAGGAATCGAAGGACGCGTTCCGTACAAAGGACCGTTAGCGGACACTATTTATCAGCTTGTCGGCGGCCTGCGCTCAGGAATGGGATATTGCGGAACAAGAAATTTAGAAGAACTGCGCGAAAAAACGCAATTTATCCGAATGACGGGTGCCGGATTGCGTGAAAGCCATCCACATGACGTGCAAATTACGAAAGAAGCGCCAAACTATTCTATTTCTTAACAAACTCCTATTTCTAACGAAGTTTATCGGTAGGTAGTTCATTCATGCGTCTATTTACCTAACTTAGGCGGAGAAATTTTCTCCGTCTATTTTTTTGTGAGCGGGTATGTTACAATAACGTTTGTGTGAGGAGGGTTCGAAAGTGAAGAGAATCAGACAAAAAATGATGATTGGTTTCCTTATTGTTTGCTTATGTTTAGGTTTATTGCCGTTTCAGGTAGCAAAAGCAGAAAGCGATGCATTGGATATTAATGCCGATGCGGCGATTTTGGTGGATGCCGAAACAGGGAGAATTTTGTATCAAAAAAACATTGACACTGTTCTTGGTATTGCCAGCATGACAAAAATGATGACCGAATACTTACTGCTAGATGCCATTAAGGAAAAACGGGTAAAATGGGATCAACAATATACGCCAAGTGATTACGTTTACCGCCTTTCACAAGATCGTGATTTGTCGAACGTTCCGTTGCGGAAAGATGGAAAATATACGGTTCGCGAACTTTACGAAGCAATGGCCATTTATTCAGCCAACGGGGCCACAGTAGCGATTGCTGAGATTGTCGGCGGTTCCGAGAAAAATTTCGTGAAAATGATGAACGAAAAAGCGAAACAATTAGGATTGAAAGACTATAAGTTTGTCAATGCTACTGGATTAAGCAATAACGATTTAAAAGGTTTCCACTCAGAGGGAACGGATGTAAATGATGAAAATGTGATGTCGGCGCGGGCAATGGCAACATTGGCCTACTATTTACTGAAGGATCATCCGGAAGTGCTGAAAACAGCAAGTATCGCCCATAAAACATTCCGTGAAGGAACAGACGATGAAATTAAGATGGATAACTGGAACTGGATGCTGCCGGGATTGGTTTATGCCTATCCAGGAGTCGATGGTTTAAAGACAGGATATACGGAATTTGCAGGAAATTGCTTTACAGGGACAGTGAAGCGCGACGGCGTCCGTTTCATCACGGTGGTGATGAACGCAAAAGACAACAGTGGAAAATCAACGAGGGAGGCTCGCTTCGAAGAGACGCAGAAACTGTTTGACTATGGATTCAGCAATTACTCTAAGAAAGAACTATACCCGAAAGGATATCAACTGAAAGGGAATAAAACTCTTCCGGTCGTAAAGGGGAAAGAAAAGACTGTATCGATCGTAACGGACAAGCCGCTCTCCGTATTAGTGAAAAGCGGCGAAGAAAAAAATTATCGCCCTGTTTATGTTTTCGATAAGAAAAAATTAACCGATCAAGGCGAGTTAACGGCTCCGATAAAAAAAGGAGAAAAAGTTGGATATATGACATTGCAATACAAAGGCGATGATTCATATAGCTTCTTAAGTCCGGAAATGAAGAAAAATGTGAGCGTAAATATCGTGACAAAAGAGAGCGTCGAAAAGGCGAACTGGTTTGTGCTTACGATGAGAGGAATCGGCGGATTGTTTGGCGATCTATGGACAAGTGTAGCAAAAACGGTCAAAGGCTGGTTTTAAGAGCTTCTTCCTTTGGAGGGAGCTTTTTCTATTGTGATTTTTAAAAAAATTGAGGTAAAATAAAAAAATGTAATCATCTAATCTGTGATATTTTAACCCATCTATCACAGTATTAAGATAGAAATAAGGGGGAATAAAAGATGGCAACTACGGGTACGGACCGTGTCAAACGAGGAATGGCAGAAATGCAAAAAGGCGGCGTCATCATGGATGTTGTCAATGCGGAACAAGCGAAAATTGCTGAGGCAGCCGGCGCAGTAGCGGTAATGGCGTTAGAACGTGTTCCCGCTGATATTCGCGCTGCTGGCGGCGTAGCGCGCATGGCGGATCCAACGGTCGTTGAGGAAGTGATGAAAGCCGTATCGATCCCTGTGATGGCAAAGGTACGCATCGGTCATTACGTAGAGGCACGCGTATTGGAGGCGCTAGGGGTAGACTATATTGACGAAAGCGAAGTATTAACGCCAGCCGATGAAGAGTTTCATATTGATAAACGACAATTTACCGTTCCTTTTGTATGCGGCTGCCGTGATTTAGGAGAGGCGGCGCGCCGCATTGCGGAAGGCGCATCGATGCTGCGGACAAAAGGAGAACCAGGAACGGGAAACATTGTCGAAGCGGTACGGCATATGCGTAAAGTCAATGCACAAATACGCAAAGTGGTCAGCATGAGCGAAGACGAATTAGTGACGGAGGCCAAAAATTTAGGGGCACCTGTCGAAGTATTGCGCGAAATTAAGCGGTTAGGTCGTCTTCCAGTTGTCAACTTTGCCGCTGGCGGGGTCGCGACTCCAGCGGACGCGGCGCTGATGATGCACTTAGGGGCAGACGGCGTATTTGTCGGCTCTGGTATTTTCAAATCGGAAAATCCAGAAAAATATGCACGAGCAATTGTTGAAGCTACCACCCATTACGAAGACTACGAGTTAATTGCCCATTTATCGAAAGGGTTGGGCGGCGCAATGCGAGGCATTGATGTCGCATCATTATTGCCAGAACAACGGATGCAAGAGCGCGGTTGGTAAGTGAAGGAGCAATGGGACGATGAAAATTGGTGTACTTGGCTTACAAGGTGCGGTGCAAGAACATGTTCGCTCTATTGAAGCATGTGGGGCGGAAGCAGTTGTCGTAAAAAAACCAGACCAGCTTGCAGAATTGGATGGTCTAATTCTTCCTGGCGGCGAGAGTACAACGATGCGCCGGCTTATAGATAAATACGGATTTATGGAGCCGTTAAAACAGTTTGCGGCGGCAGGAAAACCGATGTTCGGCACGTGTGCAGGGTTAATTTTGCTGGCGAAACGAATTGTCGGCTACGATGAACCACATTTAGGGCTGATGGATATTACCGTTGAGCGAAATTCTTTCGGTCGTCAGCGCGAAAGTTTTGAAGCGGAACTTTCGATTGCTGGGGTTGCCGATGATTTTATCGGTGTATTTATCCGTGCTCCACATATCGTGGAAGTAGGCGAAGACGTCGAAATTTTAGCCAAATATGAGGACCGCATTGTCGCAGCAAGACAAGGACAGTTTCTCGGGTGTTCATTCCATCCTGAATTGACGGATGACCACCGCATGACGCACTATTTTCTTAATATGGTGAAAGAAGCAAAAGCATAAAACGGGTTGCGTTTGAGAAAAACTTATAGTACATTATTGATACAAGTAATCGGCAAAAGTGTATAACGCGAAAGCGATGAAAGGAACTAGTAGCAAGACTGTTTCTCTTCAGAGAGTCGGTGGATGGTGCGAACCGATGGGGAACGCTTGTGAATCCGTCCTTGAGTAAAATGCCGAATGCGTAAGCTAGTAAGCATTTTCGGTTTTTCGCCGTTATCGATGCAAGCGGAAGACAACCTTGTCTTCAATAAGGGTGGCAACGCGGGATCACTCTCGTCCCTTTTTGGGACGAGAGTTTTTATTTTATATAATAATAAACGAAGGAGGTATTGTTCATGCTCGATATCAAATTTTTACGCAACCATTTCCAAGAAGTAAAAGAAAAACTGCAACAGCGCGGCGAAGATTTAGCGAATATGGATCGCTTCGAAGAGCTTGACAAAAAGCGGCGCGAACTGATTACAAAAACAGAAGAACTAAAAAATACAAGAAATGAAGTATCACAACAAATCGCCGTGCTAAAACGCGAGAAAAAAGATGCGGAACATCTGATTACGCAAATGCGCGAAGTTGGTGAGCGCATTAAAGCGATGGATGAAGAAATCCGACAAGTGGAAGAGGAGCTAAATGCCCTGTTGTTGTCTATTCCAAACGTTCCGCATGAATCGGTGCCTGTTGGCAAGTCAGAAGAAGACAATGTGGAAATCCGCAAATGGGGAGAGCCGCGGTCGTTTTCGTTTGAACCAAAGCCACATTGGGAAATTGCTGATCAACTTGGCATTCTTGATTTTGAGCGGGCTGCGAAAGTCACAGGAAGCCGATTTGTCTTTTACAAAGGGCTAGGTGCCCGTTTGGAGCGCGCGTTGATTAACTTTATGCTTGATGTGCATATTGAAGAGTTCGGTTATCAGGAAGTGCTGCCGCCATATTTGGTCAACCGGGCCAGCATGACAGGCACAGGACAACTGCCAAAATTTGAAGAGGATGCATTTCGTATCGAAACGGAAGATTACTTCCTCATTCCAACGGCAGAAGTGCCAGTGACAAATCTTCATCGCGATGAAATTTTATCGGCTGAAGATTTACCGATTTACTATGCGGCTTACAGTGCATGTTTCCGTGCTGAGGCTGGCTCTGCCGGACGCGACACGAGAGGGCTGATTCGCCAGCATCAGTTCAATAAAGTGGAGCTGGTAAAGTTTGTTAAGCCGGAAGATTCGTATGATGAATTAGAAAAGCTGACGAATCAGGCAGAGAGAATTTTGCAGTTGCTCGGACTGCCATATCGCGTTGTT
This window contains:
- the guaB gene encoding IMP dehydrogenase, with product MWESKFVKEGLTFDDVLLIPAKSDVLPRDVDVKTKLSETLQLNIPIISAGMDTVTEAEMAIAMARQGGLGIIHKNMSIEQQAEQVDKVKRSERGVITDPFFLTPEHQVYDAEHLMSKYRISGVPIVNNEKEQKLVGIITNRDLRFIQDYSIKIADVMTKENLITAPVGTTLEEAEKILQKYKVEKLPLVDENGVLKGLITIKDIEKVIEFPNSAKDAQGRLLVGAAVGVTADTMVRVKKLVEANVDVIVVDTAHGHSKGVLETVRKIREQYPDLNIIAGNVATAEATRDLIEAGANIVKVGIGPGSICTTRVVAGVGVPQITAIYDCATEARKYGVPIIADGGIKYSGDIVKAIAAGAHAVMLGSLLAGVSESPGETEIYQGRRFKVYRGMGSVAAMERGSKDRYFQEDNKKFVPEGIEGRVPYKGPLADTIYQLVGGLRSGMGYCGTRNLEELREKTQFIRMTGAGLRESHPHDVQITKEAPNYSIS
- the pdxS gene encoding pyridoxal 5'-phosphate synthase lyase subunit PdxS; the protein is MATTGTDRVKRGMAEMQKGGVIMDVVNAEQAKIAEAAGAVAVMALERVPADIRAAGGVARMADPTVVEEVMKAVSIPVMAKVRIGHYVEARVLEALGVDYIDESEVLTPADEEFHIDKRQFTVPFVCGCRDLGEAARRIAEGASMLRTKGEPGTGNIVEAVRHMRKVNAQIRKVVSMSEDELVTEAKNLGAPVEVLREIKRLGRLPVVNFAAGGVATPADAALMMHLGADGVFVGSGIFKSENPEKYARAIVEATTHYEDYELIAHLSKGLGGAMRGIDVASLLPEQRMQERGW
- the serS gene encoding serine--tRNA ligase, translated to MLDIKFLRNHFQEVKEKLQQRGEDLANMDRFEELDKKRRELITKTEELKNTRNEVSQQIAVLKREKKDAEHLITQMREVGERIKAMDEEIRQVEEELNALLLSIPNVPHESVPVGKSEEDNVEIRKWGEPRSFSFEPKPHWEIADQLGILDFERAAKVTGSRFVFYKGLGARLERALINFMLDVHIEEFGYQEVLPPYLVNRASMTGTGQLPKFEEDAFRIETEDYFLIPTAEVPVTNLHRDEILSAEDLPIYYAAYSACFRAEAGSAGRDTRGLIRQHQFNKVELVKFVKPEDSYDELEKLTNQAERILQLLGLPYRVVCLCTGDLGFSAAKTYDIEVWLPSYGTYREISSCSNFEAFQARRANIRFRRDPKAKPEYVHTLNGSGLAIGRTVAAILENYQQEDGTVVIPEVLRPYMGNREVIR
- the pdxT gene encoding pyridoxal 5'-phosphate synthase glutaminase subunit PdxT; translation: MKIGVLGLQGAVQEHVRSIEACGAEAVVVKKPDQLAELDGLILPGGESTTMRRLIDKYGFMEPLKQFAAAGKPMFGTCAGLILLAKRIVGYDEPHLGLMDITVERNSFGRQRESFEAELSIAGVADDFIGVFIRAPHIVEVGEDVEILAKYEDRIVAARQGQFLGCSFHPELTDDHRMTHYFLNMVKEAKA
- a CDS encoding serine hydrolase, with the translated sequence MIGFLIVCLCLGLLPFQVAKAESDALDINADAAILVDAETGRILYQKNIDTVLGIASMTKMMTEYLLLDAIKEKRVKWDQQYTPSDYVYRLSQDRDLSNVPLRKDGKYTVRELYEAMAIYSANGATVAIAEIVGGSEKNFVKMMNEKAKQLGLKDYKFVNATGLSNNDLKGFHSEGTDVNDENVMSARAMATLAYYLLKDHPEVLKTASIAHKTFREGTDDEIKMDNWNWMLPGLVYAYPGVDGLKTGYTEFAGNCFTGTVKRDGVRFITVVMNAKDNSGKSTREARFEETQKLFDYGFSNYSKKELYPKGYQLKGNKTLPVVKGKEKTVSIVTDKPLSVLVKSGEEKNYRPVYVFDKKKLTDQGELTAPIKKGEKVGYMTLQYKGDDSYSFLSPEMKKNVSVNIVTKESVEKANWFVLTMRGIGGLFGDLWTSVAKTVKGWF